The Pyrus communis chromosome 2, drPyrComm1.1, whole genome shotgun sequence genome includes a window with the following:
- the LOC137725135 gene encoding protein PLANT CADMIUM RESISTANCE 12-like, with protein MGDLEKQETVLLKKAEETAEGEENERLLEGSGMAVVDFDLLCSTVALQTQGKLAAKLQSFPRGEEGGDAGDLGGVFRMWEGEVLDCFDDRRVALESLCCPCYRFGKNMRRAGLGPCSLQGALHLILVVLVLLNGIAFIVTKKHCFLYLAVAFTISLGTYLGYFRTQIKKKFNIRGSDNSLDDCIYHLICPCCALCQESRTMEMNNVQDGTWHGRGDTICIGSLGEGAKSFFELQPPPIVSIKSPDPCS; from the exons AGAAAATGAGAGGCTTTTGGAGGGAAGTGGAATGGCGGTCGTGGATTTCGACCTGCTCTGCTCGACGGTGGCGTTGCAGACCCAGGGCAAGCTGGCGGCCAAGCTCCAGAGCTTCCCCAGAGGAGAGGAAGGCGGAGACGCAGGGGACTTGGGTGGCGTCTTCAGGATGTGGGAAGGTGAAGTCCTCGATTGCTTCGATGACCGTCGTGTTGCTCTCGAATCCCTCTG TTGCCCGTGCTATAGATTTGGGAAGAACATGAGACGAGCTGGTTTGGGTCCTTGTTCGTTACAG GGAGCTCTTCATTTGATCCTTGTTGTTCTTGTCCTTCTCAACGGCATTGCCTTCATTGTCACCAAGAAGCACTGCTTTCTATATTTGGCAGTTGCTTTCACCATTTCACTAGGAACGTATTTGGGGTACTTCCGAACACAGATAAAGAAGAAATTTAACATCAGG GGTAGTGATAATTCCTTGGATGATTGCATCTACCATCTTATCTGCCCGTGCTGTGCATTATGTCAG GAATCCAGAACAATGGAGATGAACAATGTCCAAGATGGCACCTGGCATGGTCGGGGTGATACGATATGCATAGGTAGCCTTGGAGAAGGCGCAAAATCGTTCTTTGAGCTACAACCGCCGCCTATTGTCTCGATCAAATCCCCTGACCCCTGCAGCTGA
- the LOC137725133 gene encoding G-type lectin S-receptor-like serine/threonine-protein kinase RKS1, with the protein MLLKALLIVSLLFPFCTSIDTIEMDQHVKDGDLLVSKENIFALGFFSPRNSSSRYVGIWYVQKDQKDQKAVVWVANRNDPINDTSGVLTIDRYGRLLLYSNNMQNIPVWSTNVTVQTASTSCRAQILDSGNLVLFRDNKSKKFMWQSFDYPTDTLLPGMKLGVNWKLGIEWVLTSWKSQDDPGTGEYTNRLYSNQTATPEFFIFYKGLTPHWRSAPVDPGTFVSNQDEIYFFLKNDSTSTRVVLKDSGLVQHLRWNNADREWKELWSGPKYRCDLYGECGANSKCSPDNIILFECDCLPGYEPKSVNDWNMRDGSDGCVSKRVAVSKCRNGEGFMKVARVKDPDTTKAARLEKGISVKECEQVCLSNCSCTAYMVIESEGRSDCLTWYGELLDILVYTQAGRDLHVRVDKIELAENSRNSKGFFKRRGMLAILMLSVLLALVLIVALACWRIKKKRNSKVELEETRRHPELQFFHLRTIIAATNNFSPVQKLGQGGFGTVYKGVLRNNQNIAVKRLSRTSGQGVEEFKNEVALIARLQHRNLVKLLGCCIKGEERMLVLEYLPNKSLDYFLFDHTKKSLLDWQKRFEIINGVARGVLYLHQDSRLRIIHRDLKTSNVLLDAEMNPKISDFGMARIFHGDQLQDRTNRVVGTYGYMPPEYVVFGRFSTKSDVFSFGVILLEIVSGKKNNSFHQEDHFVNLIGHVWQLWSEDRALEIVDSSLESYTPDETMRCIQVGLLCVEEESKNRPSMSAVVFMLSGEASAPSPQQPAFSLRKNSSGEAAVPSVSKGSCSINDVTITKFEGR; encoded by the exons ATGTTACTGAAAGCTTTGCTTATTGTGTCCCTCCTCTTCCCATTTTGCACATCCATTGACACCATAGAAATGGACCAACATGTAAAGGATGGTGATCTTCTGGTGTCCAAAGAAAACATCTTCGCATTAGGGTTCTTCAGCCCCAGAAACTCCAGCTCCAGGTACGTCGGAATTTGGTATGTTCAAAAAGATCAAAAAGATCAAAAGGCAGTGGTTTGGGTAGCAAACAGAAACGACCCCATCAATGATACCTCCGGTGTCCTTACTATAGACAGGTATGGGAGACTGCTTCTTTATTCTAACAATATGCAGAACATTCCTGTGTGGTCTACAAATGTAACGGTTCAAACTGCGAGCACTAGTTGCAGGgctcaaattttagattctggAAATTTAGTTCTTTTTCGGGATAATAAAAGCAAAAAATTTATGTGGCAGAGTTTTGATTATCCCACAGATACTCTCCTTCCGGGTATGAAACTAGGCGTGAATTGGAAATTGGGGATAGAATGGGTCTTAACATCTTGGAAGTCACAAGATGACCCTGGAACTGGGGAATACACCAATAGGCTCTATTCCAATCAGACTGCCACCCccgaattttttattttttataaaggtTTGACTCCGCATTGGCGATCTGCTCCAGTGGACCCGGGTACTTTTGTCAGTAATCAGGACGAAAtctatttctttcttaaaaACGATAGCACTTCAACAAGGGTGGTGTTGAAGGATTCTGGGTTAGTGCAACACCTCAGGTGGAACAATGCGGATAGAGAATGGAAGGAACTATGGTCAGGGCCAAAATATCGGTGTGACCTGTATGGAGAGTGCGGTGCCAACAGCAAATGTAGCCCTGACAATATcattttgtttgaatgtgattgTCTACCAGGGTATGAACCCAAGTCTGTCAATGATTGGAATATGAGAGATGGTTCGGACGGGTGTGTGAGTAAACGAGTTGCGGTATCAAAGTGTAGGAACGGAGAAGGGTTCATGAAAGTGGCACGAGTTAAAGATCCTGACACAACGAAGGCAGCACGGCTGGAAAAAGGTATTAGTGTCAAAGAGTGTGAGCAGGTGTGCTTAAGCAATTGTTCTTGCACTGCATATATGGTCATAGAATCTGAAGGGCGCAGTGATTGCTTGACATGGTATGGTGAGTTGCTGGACATTTTAGTGTACACACAGGCAGGGCGAGATCTACATGTACGCGTGGACAAAATCGAATTAG CTGAAAATTCCAGAAACTCGAAAGGTTTTTTTAAAAGGAGAGGTATGCTGGCTATTCTGATGTTGTCTGTTCTTCTAGCATTGGTACTGATCGTTGCGTTGGCCTGTTGGAGGATTAAGAAAAAGAGGAATTCAAAAG TTGAGCTTGAAGAAACTAGGAGACATCCCGAATTGCAATTTTTCCATCTGAGAACGATAATTGCAGCTACGAACAACTTCTCTCCCGTCCAAAAACTTGGCCAAGGTGGTTTTGGCACTGTTTATAAG GGTGTATTACGAAATAATCAGAATATTGCTGTAAAAAGATTATCCAGAACTTCAGGACAAGGAGTTGAAGAATTCAAAAATGAAGTTGCGCTGATAGCGAGACTTCAACACAGGAATCTCGTGAAACTTTTAGGCTGTTGCATAAAGGGAGAAGAAAGGATGTTAGTCCTGGAATACTTGCCGAACAAAAGCTTGGACTACTTTCTTTTCG ATCACACAAAAAAGTCCTTGCTGGATTGGCAAAAGCGATTCGAAATCATCAATGGGGTTGCTCGTGGGGTTTTGTATCTTCACCAGGACTCAAGACTCAGGATTATTCACAGGGATCTAAAAACCAGCAATGTCCTTCTAGACGCCGAGATGAACCCTAAAATCTCAGATTTCGGCATGGCAAGAATCTTCCATGGGGACCAACTCCAGGATAGGACCAACAGAGTTGTCGGAACATA TGGCTATATGCCACCGGAGTATGTAGTGTTTGGGAGATTTTCAACCAAATCGGATGTTTTTAGTTTTGGGGTCATATTATTGGAGATTGTAAGCGGCAAGAAAAACAACAGTTTCCATCAAGAGGATCACTTCGTAAACTTAATAGGACAT GTTTGGCAGTTGTGGAGTGAAGACAGAGCCTTAGAAATTGTGGATTCGTCACTGGAGTCATACACGCCCGACGAAACCATGAGATGCATTCAAGTCGGGCTCTTATGTGTCGAAGAAGAGTCGAAGAACAGACCATCCATGTCAGCTGTTGTTTTTATGTTGAGCGGCGAAGCATCTGCTCCATCTCCTCAGCAGCCTGCATTTTCCTTGAGAAAAAATTCATCCGGCGAAGCTGCTGTTCCGTCCGTTTCCAAAGGATCGTGTTCTATCAACGACGTGACAATAACTAAATTCGAAGGTCGATAA
- the LOC137726608 gene encoding G-type lectin S-receptor-like serine/threonine-protein kinase RKS1 translates to MLLKALLLVSLFPFCTSIDTIEMDQHVKDGDLLVSKENIFALGFFSPRNSSSRYVAIWYVQKDQKDQKAVVWVANRNDPINDTSGVLTIDRYGRLLLYSNNMQNIPVWSTNVTVQTASTSCRAQILDSGNLVLFRDNKSKKFMWQSFDYPTDTLLPGMKLGVNWKLGIEWVLTSWKSQEDPGTGEYTERLYSNHTATPEFFVYKGLTPHWRSDPVDPRNFVSNQDEMYFFLKNDSTSIRSVLKDSGSLQILRWNNADREWKELWSAPKYQCDLYGECGANSKCNPDNINFFGCVCLPGYEPKSVNDWNMRNGSDGCVSKRVAVSKCRNGEEFMKVPQVKDPDTTKAARLEKGISVKECKQVCLSNCSCTAYMVIESEGRSDCLTWYGELLDILVYTQAGRDLHVRVDKIELAENSRNSKGFLKRRGMLAILMLSVLLALVLIVSLACWRIKKKRKTKVETEETRRHPELQFFHLRTIIAATNNFSPVQKLGQGGFGTVYKGVLRNNQNIAVKRLSRTSGQGVEEFKNEVALIARLQHRNLVKLLGCCIKGEERMLVLEFLPNKSLDYLLFDHTKKSLLDWQKRFEIINGVARGVLYLHQDSRLRIIHRDLKTSNVLLDAEMNPKISDFGMARIFQGDQLQFMTNRVVGTYGYMSPEYVVFGRFSTKSDVFSFGVILLEIVSGKKNNSFHQEDHFLNLIGHVWQLWSEDRALEIVDLSLESYTPDEAMRCIQVGLLCVEEESKNRPSMSAVVFMLSGEASAPSPQQPAFALRRNSCGDATVPSVSKGSCSINDVTITKFEGR, encoded by the exons ATGTTATTGAAAGCTTTGCTTCTTGTGTCCCTCTTCCCATTTTGCACATCCATTGACACCATAGAAATGGACCAACATGTAAAGGATGGTGATCTTCTGGTGTCCAAAGAAAACATCTTCGCATTAGGGTTCTTCAGCCCCAGAAACTCCAGCTCCAGGTACGTCGCAATTTGGTATGTTCAAAAAGATCAAAAAGATCAAAAGGCAGTGGTTTGGGTAGCAAACAGAAACGACCCCATCAATGATACCTCCGGTGTCCTTACTATAGACAGGTATGGGAGACTACTTCTTTATTCTAACAATATGCAGAACATTCCTGTGTGGTCTACAAATGTAACGGTTCAAACTGCGAGCACTAGTTGCAGGgctcaaattttagattctggAAATTTAGTTCTTTTTCGGGATAATAAAAGCAAAAAATTTATGTGGCAGAGTTTTGATTATCCCACAGATACTCTCCTTCCGGGTATGAAACTAGGCGTGAATTGGAAATTGGGGATAGAATGGGTCTTAACATCTTGGAAGTCACAAGAGGACCCTGGAACTGGGGAATACACTGAAAGGCTCTATTCCAATCACACTGCCACCCCcgaattttttgtttataaaggTTTGACTCCGCATTGGCGATCTGATCCAGTGGACCCGCGTAATTTTGTAAGTAATCAGGACGAAATGTATTTCTTTCTTAAAAACGATAGCACTTCAATAAGGTCGGTGTTGAAGGATTCTGGGTCACTGCAAATCCTCAGGTGGAACAATGCGGATAGAGAATGGAAGGAACTATGGTCTGCGCCAAAATATCAGTGTGACCTGTATGGAGAGTGCGGTGCCAACAGCAAATGTAACCCTGACAATATCAATttttttgggtgtgtgtgtCTGCCAGGGTATGAACCGAAGTCTGTCAATGATTGGAATATGAGAAATGGTTCGGACGGGTGTGTGAGTAAACGAGTTGCGGTATCAAAGTGTAGGAACGGAGAAGAGTTCATGAAAGTGCCACAAGTTAAAGATCCAGACACAACGAAAGCAGCACGGCTGGAAAAAGGCATTAGTGTCAAAGAGTGTAAGCAGGTGTGCTTAAGCAATTGTTCTTGCACTGCATATATGGTCATAGAATCTGAAGGGCGCAGTGATTGCTTGACATGGTATGGTGAGTTGCTGGACATTTTAGTGTACACACAGGCAGGGCGAGATCTACATGTACGTGTGGACAAAATCGAATTAG CTGAAAATTCCCGAAACTCGAAAGGTTTTCTTAAAAGGAGGGGTATGCTGGCTATTCTGATGTTGTCTGTTCTTCTAGCATTGGTACTGATCGTTTCGTTGGCCTGTTGGAGGAttaagaaaaagaggaagacaaAAG TTGAGACTGAAGAAACTAGGAGACATCCCGAATTGCAATTTTTCCATCTGAGAACGATAATTGCAGCTACAAACAACTTCTCTCCCGTCCAAAAACTTGGCCAAGGTGGTTTCGGCACTGTTTATAAG GGTGTATTACGAAATAATCAGAATATTGCTGTAAAAAGATTATCCAGAACTTCAGGACAAGGAGTTGAAGAATTCAAAAATGAAGTTGCGCTGATAGCGAGACTTCAACACAGGAATCTCGTGAAACTTTTAGGCTGTTGCATAAAGGGAGAAGAAAGGATGTTAGTCCTGGAATTCTTGCCGAACAAAAGCTTGGACTACTTGCTTTTCG ATCACACAAAAAAGTCCTTGCTGGATTGGCAAAAGCGATTCGAAATCATCAATGGGGTTGCTCGTGGGGTTTTGTATCTTCACCAGGACTCAAGACTTAGGATTATTCACAGGGATCTAAAAACCAGCAATGTCCTTCTAGACGCTGAAATGAACCCTAAAATCTCAGATTTCGGCATGGCAAGAATCTTCCAGGGGGACCAACTCCAGTTTATGACCAACAGAGTTGTCGGAACATA TGGCTATATGTCACCGGAGTATGTAGTGTTTGGGAGATTTTCAACCAAATCGGATGTTTTTAGTTTTGGGGTCATATTATTGGAGATTGTAAGCGGTAAGAAAAACAACAGTTTCCATCAAGAGGATCACTTCCTAAACTTAATCGGACAT GTTTGGCAGTTGTGGAGTGAAGACAGAGCCTTAGAAATTGTGGATTTGTCGCTGGAGTCATACACGCCCGACGAAGCCATGAGATGCATTCAAGTCGGGCTCTTGTGTGTCGAAGAAGAGTCGAAGAACAGACCATCCATGTCAGCTGTTGTTTTTATGTTGAGCGGTGAAGCATCTGCTCCATCTCCTCAGCAGCCTGCATTTGCCTTGAGAAGAAATTCATGCGGCGATGCTACAGTTCCATCAGTTTCCAAAGGATCGTGTTCTATCAACGACGTGACAATAACTAAATTCGAAGGTCGATAA
- the LOC137723286 gene encoding transcription factor MYB4-like produces the protein MAKRTQRCEKTVAMKKGPWSPEEDQKLVVYIQRYGIWNWSQMPKPAGLARSGKSCRLRWVNYLRPDIKRGNFSKDEEETILELHQAIGNRWSAIAARLPGRTDNEIKNHWNTHMKKRFKAAIESVHEEAKGFGDKEASKNKLSETEQLFLVDEATRASSSKMETTSSTSASSRLFCPVWEFDDRKGQIAEQSICASGVTFGDLQSLDSQVWQQEPIFPCDSYINHATSDYWVSLINKTG, from the exons ATGGCGAAAAGGACTCAGCGGTGTGAGAAGACGGTAGCTATGAAGAAAGGTCCATGGAGTCCTGAGGAGGATCAAAAGTTGGTAGTTTACATTCAGAGATATGGAATTTGGAATTGGAGTCAGATGCCTAAACCAGCTG GTCTGGCTAGATCCGGGAAGAGTTGTAGACTTCGTTGGGTGAATTACTTAAGGCCGGATATTAAGCGTGGGAACTTCAGCAAAGACGAAGAGGAAACCATACTCGAGTTGCATCAAGCAATAGGAAACCG ATGGTCTGCTATTGCAGCAAGACTTCCTGGAAGAACAGATAATGAGATTAAGAATCACTGGAACACCCACATGAAGAAACGCTTCAAGGCGGCAATTGAATCAGTACACGAAGAAGCAAAAGGATTCGGCGACAAAGAAGCCAGCAAGAACAAGTTATCTGAAACTGAACAGTTGTTTCTTGTTGATGAAGCTACAAGGGCATCATCATCAAAGATGGAGACAACTTCTTCAACTTCAGCTTCATCAAGATTATTCTGTCCCGTTTGGGAATTCGATGATCGAAAAGGCCAGATTGCAGAGCAAAGCATTTGTGCATCTGGTGTCACATTTGGTGACCTTCAAAGTTTGGATTCTCAGGTGTGGCAGCAAGAGCCTATATTTCCATGTGATTCCTACATTAATCATGCCACGAGTGATTACTGGGTCAGTTTAATCAATAAAACAGGATGA
- the LOC137726909 gene encoding uncharacterized protein, with translation MTSSINPIPISVRKLWEGWNLRGFIILSLTLQTMLILCAPFRKRTPNLFLIFLVWSSYLLADWAASFAVGLISNSQGDAKGSGDNNEDLLAFWAPFLLLHLGGPDTITAFALEDNTLWLRHFLGLVFQVIAAVYVFIQSFPTNKLWPPTLLLFLAGTIKYAERTRALYCASLDNFKESLIKKPDPGPNYAKLMEEYSSKKDAKLPTRIELTAERSKESRTVTYVAEEGDMRDNFAVVRHAYHFYEIFRGLIVDLIFSFHEGFESRAFFHDRSAEETFRLIAIELNFMYEALFTKAVVVHSKLGCLFRAISFTAVFIALVFFYKLEKKAFHKVDVGITYTLLYGALCLDSIAIFLVIFSEWTVTAMHKSWQKSWVAKILGKYLSLKKPRWSTESTTCLEWCRQILFRRWCESISSFNFIHYSLKEHRKLSSNIFDYFGIGYIAIIDLFGLKDLRDKMKYRTSRPLTEGLWEFIFKELKAKSVLADDPETAKRISTARGDWILQDSEWNDAQHATLLSYVVDVDYDQSILLWHIATELCYNCEEKETSHSESSKNETSRHESSKNETSRHESSKNETSRRESSKNEPSRREISKTLSDYMLYLLVMQPSLTSSVAGIGQIRFRDTCAEAKKFFSRRELRKGGEQAEELVACKSMLEVNTDVKPADVKGDRSKSVLFDACILAKGLIKMEDKKWDLMSRVWVELLSYAACHCRAKDHAQLLSKGGELVTFVWLLMAHFGIGEQFQINEGHARAKLIVGK, from the coding sequence ATGACTTCCTCCATCAATCCTATTCCTATCTCCGTCAGGAAGCTATGGGAAGGGTGGAATCTACGGGGCTTTATCATCTTAAGCCTAACATTGCAGACCATGTTAATTCTTTGTGCACCCTTCAGAAAGCGAACGCCCAACTTGTTTTTAATCTTCCTAGTCTGGTCATCTTACTTGCTCGCTGACTGGGCTGCTAGCTTTGCAGTCGGGTTAATCTCAAACAGCCAAGGTGACGCTAAAGGTTCGGGAGATAACAACGAGGATCTCTTGGCATTTTGGGCTCCATTTCTTCTGTTACACCTTGGAGGTCCGGACACCATTACTGCATTTGCTCTTGAAGATAACACGCTGTGGCTAAGGCATTTTCTTGGCCTTGTATTCCAAGTTATAGCTGCAGTGTATGTCTTCATTCAATCGTTTCCCACCAACAAGCTCTGGCCCCCTACACTCCTCctgtttcttgcaggaaccaTTAAGTATGCTGAGCGCACACGTGCTTTGTATTGTGCAAGCTTGGATAATTTCAAGGAATCCTTGATTAAAAAGCCTGATCCTGGACCAAATTATGCAAAGCTAATGGAGGAGTACTCTTCAAAAAAAGATGCCAAACTTCCAACTCGTATAGAACTCACAGCAGAACGTAGCAAAGAATCCAGGACGGTAACATATGTTGCAGAAGAAGGTGATATGCGGGATAATTTTGCAGTGGTGCGCCATGCTTATCACTTCTATGAAATCTTCAGGGGTCTTATTGTGGATCTCATTTTTAGTTTCCATGAAGGCTTCGAGAGTCGTGCATTTTTCCATGACAGATCCGCAGAAGAAACTTTTAGATTGATTGCAATTGAGCTCAACTTTATGTATGAAGCTCTCTTCACCAAGGCTGTTGTGGTGCATTCTAAGCTAGGATGCCTTTTCCGGGCTATATCCTTCACTGCGGTTTTCATAGCCCTTGTTTTCTTCTATAAACTAGAGAAAAAGGCTTTCCACAAGGTCGATGTTGGAATCACCTATACCCTGCTTTATGGTGCCCTATGCCTGGATTCAATAGCCATTTTCTTGGTTATTTTCTCTGAGTGGACTGTCACTGCTATGCACAAGTCTTGGCAAAAATCTTGGGTTGCCAAGATACTTGGAAAGTACCTCAGTTTGAAGAAACCAAGGTGGTCTACAGAGTCAACAACTTGCTTGGAGTGGTGTAGACAAATTCTATTTCGAAGGTGGTGCGAATCCATCTCTTCATTCAACTTCATTCACTACTCCCTCAAGGAGCATCGGAAACTGTCCTCTAACATTTTTGACTACTTTGGCATTGGTTACATTGCAATCATCGACCTCTTTGGCCTCAAGGATCTTCGAGATAAGATGAAATATCGGACAAGTAGGCCACTGACTGAAGGGTTATGGGAATTCATTTTTAAAGAGTTGAAAGCTAAATCTGTGCTCGCGGATGATCCCGAAACTGCCAAGAGAATATCTACAGCCAGAGGTGATTGGATTCTCCAGGATAGTGAGTGGAATGACGCCCAACATGCTACCTTGCTGTCTTACGTGGTTGATGTTGATTATGACCAGAGCATCCTACTGTGGCACATTGCCACTGAATTATGCTATAACTGTGAGGAGAAAGAAACTTCTCACTCCGAATCCAGTAAGAATGAAACTTCTCGCCATGAATCCAGTAAGAATGAAACTTCTCGCCACGAATCCAGTAAGAATGAAACTTCTCGCCGCGAATCCAGTAAGAATGAACCTTCTCGCCGTGAAATCAGTAAGACCCTGTCGGATTATATGTTGTATCTCTTAGTTATGCAGCCTAGTTTGACGTCTTCTGTAGCAGGAATCGGACAAATAAGATTCCGGGACACATGCGCAGAAGCGAAGAAATTCTTTAGCAGAAGGGAGCTGAGGAAAGGAGGGGAACAGGCTGAAGAGCTAGTTGCCTGCAAGAGTATGTTGGAGGTAAACACAGATGTTAAACCTGCTGATGTCAAAGGGGATAGAAGTAAATCAGTGTTGTTTGATGCGTGTATTTTAGCGAAGGGGTTGATTAAGATGGAGGATAAGAAATGGGATCTGATGAGTCGAGTATGGGTGGAATTGCTCTCGTATGCCGCATGTCATTGCAGAGCGAAGGATCATGCGCAATTGCTGAGTAAAGGAGGAGAGCTTGTCACTTTTGTTTGGTTACTCATGGCTCATTTCGGCATAGGGGAGCAGTTCCAGATAAACGAGGGTCATGCTAGAGCAAAACTCATTGTCGGAAAGTAA
- the LOC137724369 gene encoding putative cyclin-D6-1, producing MRSFSFPSSLLLSSNFCSNVLSLTSSFTPHNLQTQTSSSLIQNQINQKAEMDYEFDLQEHNSDAIPDLFASETDHMPSQNFPSSSKHTGFYYTFRLEAISMFLQFQYSCNLDPFIPYLAINYLDRFISKRDIPQGKPWVSRLVKVSCLSLAAKMKNTPFSSSDFQRGEGFVFDVQTVRKMELLILNTLDWRMRSITPFSFLHFFLSSLDLNDRPFTQALKNRASDIIFNAHTEIKFVGFKPSIIAASAVLSACHELLPLKFPFLKVSLSSFQNVNKESLLKCFNFMQEMVKSERLDTMSCTRTPVSVLERRLTRSEGEKTISTAANSTSTTTYTSVSMAAEKRHSKRRRLNGTFCSENMFKLSHHVQQC from the exons ATGCGAAGCTTCTCCTTTCCATCATCATTATTACTCTCTTCAAATTTCTGCTCCAACGTCCTCTCCTTGACCTCCTCATTCACTCCTCACAACCTACAAACACAAACAAGTTCTTCACTaattcaaaaccaaatcaaTCAAAAAGCAGAAATGGATTATGAGTTTGATCTTCAAGAACACAACTCCGATGCAATCCCAGATCTATTTGCCTCAGAAACTGACCACATGCCCTCCCAAAACTTCCCAAGCAGCTCAAAACACACCGGTTTCTACTATACTTTTCGCCTCGAAGCCATTTCTATGTTTTTGCAG TTTCAGTATTCTTGCAACCTTGACCCCTTCATACCTTACCTTGCCATTAACTACCTGGATCGGTTCATATCGAAGCGGGATATTCCG CAAGGAAAGCCTTGGGTCTCAAGACTTGTGAAAGTATCTTGTCTATCTCTAGCTGCAAAGATGAAGAACACACCCTTCTCCTCCTCTGATTTTCAG AGAGGGGAAGGTTTCGTCTTCGATGTGCAAACGGTTCGTAAAATGGAGCTTCTTATTCTCAACACTCTGGATTGGCGGATGAGATCGATAACTCCTTTCTCTTTTCTGCATTTCTTCTTGTCTTCGCTGGACTTAAACGACCGGCCATTTACACAAGCTCTCAAAAATCGAGCTTCGGATATCATCTTCAATGCCCATACTG aaattaaatttgtagggTTTAAGCCATCAATAATTGCAGCATCAGCTGTCCTATCTGCATGCCATGAACTGCTCCCATTGAAGTTCCCTTTTTTAAAAGTTTCCCTATCATCTTTCCAAAATGTAAATAAA GAGAGTTTGCTCAAATGCTTCAATTTTATGCAAGAAATGGTAAAGAGTGAAAGGTTGGATACTATGTCCTGCACAAGAACCCCAGTGAGCGTTCTGGAAAGGCGCCTCACTAGATCGGAAGGCGAGAAGACCATCAGCACCGCCGCCAACAGCACCAGCACCACGACATATACTTCTGTTTCTATGGCAGCAGAGAAGAGACACAGCAAAAGGCGTAGATTAAATGGTACTTTTTGCAGTGAAAATATGTTCAAGCTTTCTCATCATGTTCAACAGTGCTGA